One window of the Benincasa hispida cultivar B227 chromosome 3, ASM972705v1, whole genome shotgun sequence genome contains the following:
- the LOC120073456 gene encoding uncharacterized protein LOC120073456, which translates to MKGVMRFENKGKLSLHFVGPFKILERVGSVAYRLDLPLSLSVIQNIFHVSMLKKYLTDSSHVVDIEPLQLNENLRYEEKPAQIMAREVKILRNKKVPLVEVLWQNHQFEEATWEREDEMRTLHLELFQDYNFQGPKFIKEGRV; encoded by the coding sequence ATGAAGGGTGTCATGAGGTTCGAAAATAAGGGTAAGCTAAGTCTGCATTTTGTAGGTCCATTTAAGATCTTGGAGCGAGTCGGCTCTGTGGCTTACCGTTTGGATTTGCCACTGTCTCTCTCTGTGATCCAGAATATTTTTCATGTCTCCATGCTGAAGAAGTATTTAACGGACTCGTCTCATGTGGTGGACATTGAGCCCTTGCAACTGAATGAAAACTTACGCTATGAAGAGAAGCCTGCGCAAATTATGGCCAGAGAGGTGAAAATTTTGCGCAACAAGAAGGTGCCACTGGTGGAGGTTCTGTGGCAGAATCATCAGTTTGAGGAAGCAACTTGGGAGCGAGAGGACGAGATGAGAACACTGCATCTAGAGCTCTTCCAAGATTATAACTTTCAAGGACCAAAGTTTATTAAGGAGGGAAGAGTGtga